A segment of the Carya illinoinensis cultivar Pawnee chromosome 1, C.illinoinensisPawnee_v1, whole genome shotgun sequence genome:
CGAAGACCTAGCTTAACTACGTACCTAATgatttgttagtttttactacaTTGCTTTGGCGTTCCTCGTCTTCTTCAATTCTCAACTGAACGTCATTGGTACTTGTACCATTTGCCGATTGAATGTGTATACCTTTCAGATAAAATGTCAATGAATCACAAGATTggtaattatcaaaagcttaaGCCAAATTATGAATGCATGCAATGCTTGCGTAGTACTACGTCACGTATGAATCTATATACGTATATACATCTTGCAGCATTTAAAAAAGTagcaaaaatagaagaagcAGGATTTTAGAATTTTAGTGAACTTTAGTACTCGAAATAACGTGATATTCCGCCTTGAATGTAATCCTTGGAAGAATAGTTAAATTCATGATCGATCATAGCTGTGTGCTCGTTATAATACTGGaacaatttaataaaatttcataaaagagaggaaaaagaaaagagtaacaGAAAGAAGAGTGTGCGTATACTCACAAGAGGAGATCCATCGTTTCCAAAACACGAGACGATGTCCACTTGGGAATGCGTACTTCACAGAAGCCAATGCGTATAGAGGGCTAAAGTTTTCTCTGTCCGGAGCAAGAACCAAACGTGGACAGCGCCGGATTAGATCCAAAGCAATATCTGTACGTTGTGTTGTACCCGTGCGTGTACATAaagcaataattaaaaaaaaaaacacagaattAATAATTGTAGTggagatgatatatatatatatatagtttgacgAAGATCAAGTTGTTACGTACGTACCTAAGGCTCTGGTATATATAGCTTGGGTACAAAGTGTTGAACCGCTCCTGCCCTTTTCTGGAAATAGATCTTCTAGCGGAGTGAGAGAATAAAGATAGCGAGCCATTTTTATATATCCATTTGAAATAGCCATAACAACTGGAAGAAGTTGGCCCACACTTTGGATAGTTTTTCCCATGCTGACCAACTTTTTGTTCTTTCTAAGCATGCACTCCGCCATCTTGTACTGTCCACTATATGTTGTCTCCATTAGAGCTGTGTCACCGAAATTGTCTTGTACTTCCAAGTCATCTTCCGACATTAGATCCACCAACGCTTCCACTATATGGACATGTCCCGCCTCAACAGACACATGAAGAGCGGTCTTGCCCAAAGTGGTAATTTTTGCGCTCTTTGAATTTGGTTGGAGCTTAAAGAATTCTTTTGCAGAGTTCCAATCACCACTTTTCAAAGCATTATGTAGTGGCATATACTCCATATAATAGTCCGCGTTCCAAGTATTAATTATGTTTTTCCTCCCTGTCAAGTTTTCCTTGTTTTCTTATAATGAAACCAAACgtaataaaatgagttgagtaCATATGTGTATAAAGTTAAtcattagagaaagagagagacctGGATCGTTTGAGGAGCTTCCTGGTTCAACCTTTTGATCAGGTGCAATCGTTGATCGATCCTCGTGAATATTACTAGATGGGATATTTGATGAGTTTCCCAGCTTAGCCACTGGGTTAACTCCTTTCGATGGTGGTTGGGTCATTAATTTGGGCAACGTATCCCAAACAGTTTTGGCGGAACTGATATGATTGATCTGAGATAGTATTTCCACCCCACATGAAATTTGAATTGCATGCAAAGCTGCAGcattcttcttcctccaagCTTTGAATTCCATTACACCATCTTCTGGTTCTGGAGGTTTTGTGGTTGTTTCGAAAATATCCCAAAGATCTTGAGCCAAGAGATAGTTTTTAATGCAAGCACTCCAATTCGCGTAATTGTCATTTCTAAGAACTTCAGGAACAATTGTGCCTGAGAGCATATTTTTCTTCACCATGTTGAATCTGTCGAAATCAATTAAGAATTTTATCTGTAAttatatgaaacttgaaacatatAGAGATCACATCATGACACGTATTTCATTTTCCTGTTATGGATATAAgtaagttaatttatttttcctcatgGTATTTGAACATAAATCCTAAATCCGAACCTTAACcttacttttaactttttcttacaaataagtcttctatatatatatatatatatatatatatatatataagagtagaaaacaaacccaaaactGCCCGACTTGGGGCGATAACTAAAGGATATAGAAGTAGAACATTCCACaaaatttatgaaatatattttcGATGTCTAGTATTATCACTATTAAAAAACCATTATCGGTTTGAAGGAAATTACGTACTGATCTACCTTTCTTAATTCgtaaagaaatttttgttttgtggttctaaaaaaaagagtaatttcaaaatataccaAATGCCAAAAGCGGTATGTGCATTATTCATACATGGGAATTATCAAGGAAATTAATTTATCCTCCGAAgatatttatttacatattttgtcTCTATCTCTTATCAGTATCATCGATTATTAATTGAAAtcaatagataaaaatattaactagtcataataaagataaatataagaattccgcacaaaatatatatgcataatatGGGAAAGTAACATAACCCTTGAAGAACTCTTATAGAAACCTAAAATTGTTGGATTAAAGTTCGGTGACTTTTTTCCCGATATCAAgcgaaaaacataaaaatcagttacatttggatgttgagatgagttaagttgagttatgaatagtaatattttatgggTCCCAGTCAACTTTTTtagattgagatgagtttaactttttaagtttaTCTCTAACTTTTTAAGTTGAAATATATGAAGTagattgagatgaatttaacttttttataggaagttgaaaaagtagtggATTTAATCAATTATTGATTTGGGATAAGTTGAGTTTGGTTCACAACCCTAGTAAAGCTTTCTAAAGCCACATTCATGAATATTCATGAATACTTATTGGGTTGTGGGCTGGA
Coding sequences within it:
- the LOC122313833 gene encoding protein ACCELERATED CELL DEATH 6-like isoform X1; translation: MVKKNMLSGTIVPEVLRNDNYANWSACIKNYLLAQDLWDIFETTTKPPEPEDGVMEFKAWRKKNAAALHAIQISCGVEILSQINHISSAKTVWDTLPKLMTQPPSKGVNPVAKLGNSSNIPSSNIHEDRSTIAPDQKVEPGSSSNDPGRKNIINTWNADYYMEYMPLHNALKSGDWNSAKEFFKLQPNSKSAKITTLGKTALHVSVEAGHVHIVEALVDLMSEDDLEVQDNFGDTALMETTYSGQYKMAECMLRKNKKLVSMGKTIQSVGQLLPVVMAISNGYIKMARYLYSLTPLEDLFPEKGRSGSTLCTQAIYTRALDIALDLIRRCPRLVLAPDRENFSPLYALASVKYAFPSGHRLVFWKRWISSCIHIQSANGTSTNDVQLRIEEDEERQSNVVKTNKSLVQAILRRPFSKLIKLLDIEHLYEMKLVHEQSRQLLDHMCKEILVSDQEGRSKGKVYQAIFRSIKEGVFEFVHDVVKANPDLLWSVDGNSRNIFSYAVLYRQAEIFSLIYGLDVKNRIVYQRDDSYNNILHMAGMSPVSIMLNRIPGAALQMQRELQWFKEVESIVHPKVKEVVNKKTMTPRELFTENHKDLMKEGEKWMKDTATSCTVVAALILTIMFAVAFTVPGGNNQDTGLPIFFNKKLFRLFIISDSLSLFSSASSVLMFLGILTSRYAEEDFFKSLPTKMIIGLSTLFFSIATMMIAFSAGLLLMLHEESWMVVPIISLASIPVTLFVLMQFPLLVDMYISTYGPGIFDRKMKRWL
- the LOC122313833 gene encoding uncharacterized protein LOC122313833 isoform X2; translated protein: MVKKNMLSGTIVPEVLRNDNYANWSACIKNYLLAQDLWDIFETTTKPPEPEDGVMEFKAWRKKNAAALHAIQISCGVEILSQINHISSAKTVWDTLPKLMTQPPSKGVNPVAKLGNSSNIPSSNIHEDRSTIAPDQKVEPGSSSNDPGRKNIINTWNADYYMEYMPLHNALKSGDWNSAKEFFKLQPNSKSAKITTLGKTALHVSVEAGHVHIVEALVDLMSEDDLEVQDNFGDTALMETTYSGQYKMAECMLRKNKKLVSMGKTIQSVGQLLPVVMAISNGYIKMARYLYSLTPLEDLFPEKGRSGSTLCTQAIYTRALDIALDLIRRCPRLVLAPDRENFSPLYALASVKYAFPSGHRLVFWKRWISSFQAILRRPFSKLIKLLDIEHLYEMKLVHEQSRQLLDHMCKEILVSDQEGRSKGKVYQAIFRSIKEGVFEFVHDVVKANPDLLWSVDGNSRNIFSYAVLYRQAEIFSLIYGLDVKNRIVYQRDDSYNNILHMAGMSPVSIMLNRIPGAALQMQRELQWFKEVESIVHPKVKEVVNKKTMTPRELFTENHKDLMKEGEKWMKDTATSCTVVAALILTIMFAVAFTVPGGNNQDTGLPIFFNKKLFRLFIISDSLSLFSSASSVLMFLGILTSRYAEEDFFKSLPTKMIIGLSTLFFSIATMMIAFSAGLLLMLHEESWMVVPIISLASIPVTLFVLMQFPLLVDMYISTYGPGIFDRKMKRWL